The DNA sequence TTGTGATCGATGAACCACATTTGCAGAATTCTTGAAGCTCATGAAAAGAGTGCCAACTTTGTAGCACTGTGACACAAAATTCTCACTTTTTTCTGCTGTAATAGAGTCCACTGCCTGAGTAATTATGATGCCGATGACGTGATCCACTAGCCCTAGTACCAGTTCCATCCCAAGTGTTGCCGCGGCTGGAACCTCTGTTGCCCGCACCATGTGACCAGTTCATTGTTTGGGTACCCAATCCATtaagctcttcttcttctctgtcaTTATACTCCAGTACCAGCCTTTTGATGTCTTGTTTCTCTTCAAGCTCAGCTGCTTCTTTCTGTTTTGTGCTCTGCACGAGTGAACTATCCCGAGGGATGTACATCTGCTTCGTTTGTTGCTTGTTACCACGCTTCACAAGAACTTTCACCTGAACCTCCTTGCTTCCTCCGGCCTCCTCATCTAATGCCTCATCACCACTCTCCCCGACAACACCCCCCCTTCCATGATGATCCTTCGTGGACCCCTCAAACACATTCATTGGTATCATCATATTCAATGCAGGTCGACCTCGCAACTCTTGACGTCGCTGTTCCATGCTCTCCTGCATCCAGGTTTAAGATAAGAGAGATACAAATTAACCAATTAGAACCCTTCGGCCTTATgccaatttataaataaaactactaCCAATTTGACAGATTTTGAAATGCCAGCATCAGCATAAGAAGCAGAATTTAGTGATTACAGTGGTCATAATTCCATTCCATGTGAATCAAGTGCTGAGGTCATTACTCACCCTCTGCCTTGTTTCAAACTATAGGTATGCCACACAGGTATGTGTGATTGGCGATAGAGCATCATCCAACTATTGTTTCAAAATATCATATTGAATTCTTCACAGAAAATTGGGCCTCCACCACAAAACAAATTTAAGAATATTGCCCAAAAATCGTAGCATTCCAATTAAGTTCCAAACAATATCTTCCAAGAAATACTAAAGAATCTAATTCAAGTTGAGAAGTATAACTAAATATTGCATGGACGAGGCACCAGCAAGTATGAATAAGAAAGGTTCTAAATCATACCTGCACTACAGCCTTAAGCTCCTGCATAAAATTGGCTTCTTCCTGTGGGTCCACCTCTGTGACTTTCTGCCTAACGTGAACTTCATCTTCATCAGAAGCAGGTCCAACCCcgtcatcatcatcctcatcttcaCTATCAGAGCCATCATCAGGATGCTCCTCATCCAACTCTTCCTCTTCATGTCCTTCAGGATCTATACTGCCACTCCCCGAATCACTATCACTGTCCCCAATGTCTTCATGCACTCTACCATTTTCCTCGGTGCCATTCCCAATGCTCTTTCCATTCACTGAGTTGGCATTGGAAGTAGTCCTGCTTGAAGGATTTTCTGAGTCAGAGTACTTCTCGCTATTGGCCTTGTCAGCAGAAACACTATGTTCATGCTCCTCAAGTTCTATTACAGCTGCATTCGCTTCCTCAACGGAAGAGTATCTAGTCATGTTAGGCCTTAGTTCAGCAAATAAGTCCTGCAAATGCTACAATTTTAGGACCTTACCGTGATATAAATGGAGCTTGAAATAATCTGATAAGCGTGTGCAAAGAACATATaacagatattttttttcttttttctttttaatagataattgaatattttattttttgataagtaagcgAATAAGCGAATAATTGAAGATTTTATCAATACGCAAAGAGTGCAGCCTGAGTACAGACAAAGTATGCAAGAGGAACATCTAactagaaatataaaaagagacaagaaaatTATGAAGCTCCgtccattaaaatctatacaAGAAGCCCAAAAGAAGGgagtattgaaaaagaaagttttgaattcttCCATCGTCCGCTTGCAATCCTCAAAAACTCCCATCATTCTTTTTCCTGCAAATACATCACAATGGAGAAAAAGAAACCATCTTGCATTCTACTACAATTTATGGGTTGCCATATAACCCTCTAAAACTGGCTAAGGGTCTATTAACCTTCTAATTAAACCCAAACCAACCCAACTTGACTGAAAAAGTTGTTCTACAGGACACTGAGAATCTCACAATGGAGTGAAGGAGATCTAGAGATTTCAAGATGCAACATTCAAAGTTTCCCATTCTGTAATTTGATAGTTGCTCAACATAAACACTGTGATCTCAACTCGACAACATTGGGGCAAGTCAACTCCCTCACACATACACAAAAGGCATAAACTTCCTCATCCCAGCCAAAACAGAGTGAAATTTCGTTAACCTAAGGGGAAGTGGGCTTTCAACCAATCAACACAAGAATTGCTTATACCTATGGAGACAAAGTTGGCAGATCCAGTCTTATCCCCACCACCATTCTTactcaataaaaagaaaaggttggCAGATCCAATCTTGTTGAAGCAGCTCTTGGTAGGTTTCAATGATTCCTCAGCCTCAAGCAAGGCACAACTTTGTCCTACTCTATTCGTTGAGCCTCTAGAATCATATCCCAGAGGAACATTCCTTACCACCAACCCCCAAACAAACTTGACAGCAAATGTGCAGATTTTGGCTGTGGTTTTCCTACTACATAAAAAAGTGTGGAACTTCAGACTTTTCATCCCTGTTCTGCGCTAACCATTGGCCATTtccaatttacataaaatttaaaccaTTACCACCCCTTCCTCAGCCTTCTGCACACTCTTTCAAACTGACTGCTAGAAAGCTTACTgaattaacaataaatatagATTATGATTGGCTAATACCCCATAATACTAAAGAACTATAGAAGTAGGGGAATAAATAAAAAGCTGCATGACTGACCTGTAAGTCAAATTCAATGTCCAGAGGCAGTGCACCTTTGCTGAGAATATACCTCTGGAAATGTACTAAGAATCTATCAAGTTTCCTCTTGGAAGAGCCTCTGTCAAAGTAGTGCCCACAGGTTTCGAGAAGAGTAGTAATCATCCTGATGCGGAAACAATCTTCTGGTGGATCTAGTGAATCTTGCTAAtagcattaaaaaaatgaattaatacgTTATCCATGTCTGACAAAGGTAATCAGAAACATTAATATGCTATGTAAAATATACTGGCCTTTTATCCATGAGTTACATAGTCAAGGGCGTGCAAAGACATGATCAGGTTCAAGTTTAGTGAGCAGCTTCTCTGATGCAACTAATCCATAAGCAACTTTTTGGATGCAtaaatgttgatatatatatatatatattttttttttttgatgagtaaacataaatgatataattatgATTAGGTCACTCACCCACTGGAAAGGAATGTCAGACTCATGAGAGGATGGCACGTCTATTCAGACATACAAGGAACTGGCACCTCTAGTCACCTATGTCTGACTTGTGTTTGGAGAAATATAGAAGCATTTAACTTCATTCCATAACTTTGCAGcaagcaaagaaaaataatttgagtgaTATTAATTCAAAGAAGCATTCCCTTACCATGGGTGTGTTACAGGGGGCTGGGGTTTAACCAGGTATACAAAATGTTGCGTTTACTTGATATCTGGAGTtcctagtaaaaaaaaataaaaatcaaaagtaCATATAAACCATGTTCTCGGGTTTAGGTTCTTGGGAGTTGCATGATCCAAGCTCATTTTCATGTCTACAGACAATGGCATTATGTACAATTGCTCATTCTTAAAGCATCCATTCACCAAAGATTTCTCAAATCCAGATAAGAAAGATGCCCATTAGGCGTGGGTGGGGGGATTTTATTAGCCATTCTAAATTGGTGTTGGGGAGAGGgccccaaattaagttttgaaggGACATATGGTGTGGGAATGAGGCTCGAAAGGATGCATTTCCAGCTGTTTTCCAAGTGGCCTGCAATCAGGAAGCGTCCATTGAGGACCTCAAGCTTCTATTAGGGGACCAAGTGCAGTGGAACGTCACATTTGGTAggcggcacaagattgggaagtggacATCTTTGAGACTTTTTTCAGCCTAATAATTCTGTGAAGCCAAATAGACAGCAAGCTGATAAGGATGTGGTGGACTCCCGTAGGTAAGGGCATCTTCTTAGTTTGATCCTTCTATAAATTCATTTCCCAAGCCGCAAATATTCAGTTCCCATGGAGgagaatttggagaaataaggcgcTTCCGAAAACGGTCTCCTTTACATGGACAGCAGCGTTGGGGAAGATTCTAACTACCGGCAAACCTGAGAAAGCGCCGGATAGTCATActagactggtgttgcatgtgcaagagatCTGGCGAGACAGTGGAACACCTATTGTTACATTGCGAGACAACTAGAGTCTTGTAGGTGAAAGTCTTTAGCCAAGTAGAGTTATTCTTTGTTATGCCTGCAATTGTGTTTGATCTATTGGCCAGCTGGACACTTCTGAGAGGAGTTCAACAAATCAAGGCGGGGTGGAAAATGATCTCGATCTGTATTATGGGGTGTATatggcaagagcgcaatgaTCGGACTTTCGAAAACAAGGAGCGGTCACCGGAGGAACTTAGAACTCTATTTTTctgtactttatttctatgggtcattgctttagattttaatggcctgaattttcatgactttctagcTTCCCTTTACTttgacctagataggtcttatctcttgtatatcatcttgtgtacttgggctttgcctatctctattaataatattatcgattacttataaaaaagaaaaagaaaaaaaaaagagagaaagatacCCATTTACAAAAACTAGTGCACCTAGTAACGGAACTGGAAGATGAGTCTTGTGCATGTGTAGAAGTTAGATAAAAATGCGTGTACAACCAAAAGTCTTGTGAATGCATGTTTGCATAAATATTGATGAAAGTACTTTAAAGAAAGCCACACCTATTTTCAAAACCATTGTCACTAAAAAACTCACATATCTtacggaaaaaaaaaggaagcttTGGATAGATGttcacataaataaataaaaaaataattccataCCTCTGGAGTGCCATGGCCGAAGACAAGAATCAAATAAAGTGTGTCAAAAATAACAGATGAATCTACATGCTCATAATTGTATAGCTCCCCTAAGAATCGCATGTGGGCAATGCGTCTTTGTTGCATCCCATAGTCATTTAATTCTAGCCCCACCCTAATCTCCTCCAAAACCTGAATTAAAGTAATCATCATTGAATTATCAATAGAAAGTGAACTAAATACAGAGGAACGCCTGCAAAACACATACACGACATGCATGTAAgagactttgttttttttttataagtacatgaAAGAGAATTTGTGCGAATCGTTcttttgattttcctttttttccgtCCTTTCTGGGGGCCATGTGGGGAGGGGGCTGTTAAGGAAGGCCGCTTTGATTTCGCAGTAATAGGCCTCGACTCAAATAGTTAGCAAGGGAAACCTTCATTTGCCCAACAGAGAGCTCAATAGTAGACCACAAATCAgtcattttgagattttttttttagttcgaGTTTTGGGAAAGATGAgacaaaattttgaataaaactttattttgaaaataaattttgtattggaGGCTGGAGCTTGTGAAAGTAGACAGGTACAGTTGAAAAGTtgtcttaatataattttttaagagtacttttattttggagtttgtaaaagttgtatttatttttttgtttgggaaatgattggatgaaaagtttaaaacttGAAATAGAAAAGTTTTTCAAGATTTACAgatgtttggattgatttggatttttttgagattttgaaaaaaaatctctgTAACCAAACATGGCCTTACATTTTAGTTTATCATCACAAGAATCAAATAGATCTTGAACGGGGGAATAAAAAACCTTTCTAAAATTGCCACGCCGAGTTTCCCAAATAACCAACAGCACTTTCCAGGTTTTATGCACAGGTCTCAGTACAGCAAGGATAAAAAGCAAAAGCtcttcagttttcttttttaaatgctaGTCAACTAAAACTTCTAATTATTCTAACAGTTTTTGACCCTTGTATTTATGCTGACTTAAAATTGTACAGACCAGTTGAGatttattgtttcttttttacttcCAGAATATAAAGAGTGCATCCCAATGGGCCTAATCTTCCCTAGACAAGCATTTTCTACAACTAAAGCATTCTACATGATGTACGTTGAAAGAACAACCTTGTAAGCAAAACAGACATAAAATAAGAAATGCTTGTCAAGAGCAATCTGAGTTGACGAACCTCATCAACAACAGCCACAGCAAATTCATCATGATAGCGACTCAAACCAGCAGTGAGAGAAGCAATTAAGTGAATCTGACCATACTTCCCCTTGTAAACCTTCATAAAGCATTTTAAAAGGTATGGCTCACAATCACTCCATGGCAATTTGCGAAGTTGCCTCAGGACATGCTCAATGGTGGTCTTATCAAGATCTGAAAATAGTAATTTCCTAATATACTGGCAAAAATATCAACCAAAATATTGATTCAgcttttgaatataaaaaaagatagatagaagacacagagagagagagagaggttggggGGCACCTGATGTAATGGAGGACGAACTTTTGCGACTCGTGCAGATCTTTCAGGTGGTTTGCAAAGGTAGTAAGCATTTTCTACAAGAGTGCTATGGCGAGGATCCAgatttttgacatttttcaaGCGCATCAATATTTCCAACATGTTAGCCATCCGTATTGTAGTTTCAGGTGACCGATAGAGAAAACGGCCACATGTCTCAAGAAGATTGCAAGCAACATCAATGTTGTGGTGAGTGAAATCATCTAGACAAGCCTGGTGAGAACAGAGGGCACAATGCAAGCAAATGTAATCTTTTGATGAGCAATCATATTATGGGTCAGGTAAGAAGAGAAAGCATCACTTGATAACCAGTCACATGAACCAAGGTCTCAACCTCAATAGAAGATATTTATCTCAAATcttaacatataacataaactCCTAAATTCCTCTTTCTACTGGCCAGAAAGAGAAAATCCCCTTTCAATTAAATTTCGATCAACCAGTAGAAGTTAAATGAAACGTGCAAAATATATCCCCATAGTTGACTCCATGGTAAAATATCTCCATAGTTTCTTGTACCTTTTTgcaccaaaatatatataggaccCACAAAATACATCAATCATTACAGGTAACGCAATTTTTGAGTATAACAGACTTTCCCACACTAGTCTTAAATACCTTTTTTCCTCAATAACAATCAAAGTTGCtaacaaatacataaatattaactaGCTACCACTCACATACCTTCAAACAGCTAAAAACAAGGCCAGCAGGTGCAATTTTAAACTTGCAGAGTTCTCCAATAAACCTAATATTCCTTATTTTTGTTTCGATGTTCATTTGATCCTGcaggaaatttaaaaattatgaataattaatgaaatgaaaacgaATACATAAGCAACAAAACATAAGAGATAACTAGCctcttctctttatttatttttataagtaagaatctttattgaatcaaatgaaactaggcaatgcccatgtacacaggaagtaatTACATTCTAGAGAGATGGAAAGTTAAAAGGAAACACATATTGGTATGTGAGATTTtacctttttattaattaaaaagttaaattcctCCTCCAACATCTGTAAAAGCATGGAAGAGACATCCTTCATACAAGTTGACAGTGTGGCAACCATGCGTGAGTAGTACGGTAGAAGTTCCAGAGATGTCCGTGGGACATTAAACAACCCCCTTACAAGTTTTTTCCGATTTgactttgaatttaaataacaaaattccACCTGAAAGTAAATAAACAATGATATGTTCATTGCAAAGGCTCCAATACCAAAATATGAAACTTGGAACTAGTGCAAGAAAGCTTTAAGAAACAGAGATATGATTACAGTCAGTTGATCGATAAGATCACGGCTCACGCAACCTGGGAGCCTCTGTAATAAAGCCTCCAAATTTGTGCCTTCAAGACCTTTTAGTttctccttttcattttctccctttttatctgcatccttttcttttcctttctctttgtcCGAATCTTTAatcttttctttatctttttcctcCTTGTCCTTTCCTTTGTCTATGCTTTTTCCCTCCTGCAAAGCACCAGAGTCTGAAGAAACTTCTGCTGCATCTTGGGTGGCTTGTTGATCTTGGTCTGATTCAGGTGTCGGTTCCTTATAAAAGAATCAAACTTTCATGTAAGATAGCATTTCCACAAAAAGATTCAACTGACCCCCTAAAgcttaattttaagaaattatatatgataatcaATAGCTTAAACAAATGTGGGTGGGGTGCGGCCTAGTGCTCAAAGGTCTGGCTTAAGATGAGTTGTAGATTCAAACATCCTAGGTTCGATTCTGCACAAGTAGTTCCTTTGGATTACCTGACACATGGTTCTAGCAGGCAGGGACATGTGTTTTCTGTTTACTGCCCCGGAGAAAGGggaattttatcatttaaaaaaaaaaaagggataacaAAACAGCAGCTTTGAAAAAATCTGCTAAGAATTTCCCCAAATGTTCTCTGATCATTGGATAGAAgaaagattaattttgagaatactATAGCTAACTCAGAAAATAACTAGAGCctttaataataattcaaagcAATGGTTTCTTACAGTATGTTGCTCCTGCATCTTCATGGATGGCTCATTCGCTTTGGGATCTGCTTCTCCCAATAATACTGCTGGTACAAATGCTCTGAAAGAGATTTCATGTCTTATAAACTTTTcgaataagaaaattttgctTTCAAGTAACTACCATCAAATTGATaaataatacacacacacagcacatacacatatataataatgattaaCACATTGAACCAAGTGGCAaacttaatataataatttaaaagtgactattaatccACATATATTATCAGACCAAGACAAACCTAAGATCAGGTAAGCATTCATAGAAAGCCCTGGTATCTTCATCATCCCATATAGCTTCTAGAACAGAAGAATCTTTCCCAGAAGCAGGAGGTGAAGCACCCTCCCCAGTAGTAACCCTAGTTGTGTGACCATCCTCTGGCATTGCTGGAGGCTGCATATCAAGTGCTTCTGCTAAACTGCAAAAGGAATAATTCAGACACTAactggagaaaaaagaaataagttgTTAGGTTGACATGATGCAAGTGGAGAGACCAGGCAACCAAGAACATTCAAGCAAGTATTTATGAAGGGATATAGCTAAATAGCGGATGTCCATAGGCATGCTGCACAAGGCTTCGCTCTAGTGCTGCAGCATTGTTTTATCCATACTACCAAATTATTCAATAGCCACCTATTTTGAGCTCTATTCACCAGCTGCAGAAATTTTAGCTATCACACCATTGTCAGAAGCAGTAAGAATATAACATGATCCCAGGTAGAAAATATTCTAATCTCAACAACCACCTGAAACCTTCTTGGCCAACATACTAGAGCTCAAATGAGTCTGTGACTTGTGATTTAAGTGAAGAATAAGGCGAAGAATTAAAGCAATAATGCAAACTAGAAATTGCATCAGCAAGAGAATTACCATCAACTTGAATTGTTGCATCTTGCCCCATGTTTAAACAAGACATTCAGTCAATATCTACAGAATATACCTCCTCAACAGCCATTCATATTTTGTGCTCTACCTACAGCTCATTGGTTGTGTCCACAGAGCAAATGATCCTACTCTACAAGCAGGTATGAACAGTACAGTTTTACACCTCAACAGCCATTCATATTATTAGGCATCGATCGATCAAGGGATTTCAAAACTTCCAGTCAAGGTACTGTTGATGCAAAATTACAAACAAtgccaaaaaaatgaaattcgGTCCATAAGTGCACTTTTTCAACTAATAATTCTAAAACCATCCCACCACCACTGCACTAGCATCCATGTTATAAATGTCTTAAAATGTTGAGTGGCTGTTGATGGCATACACAAAActagaaacaaaaaacaacaaaaaattaaagaagaaaatgaataacAACAAACATCTTTGATGGGTAAAGaacaacagaaaattaaaaaacaagaaaaatatgaaatcttGAACCCAAATCCTTGTCACCAACAGAATGGATGCCACAGAGACTACATGATCATAATTAACTTACGATGAGACATTGCGGTACAAAATATCATAAGATTTTCGTAGCTTTTCATATGAAGCGGCATTTTCATCATTGAGCTCTCCTCTAGCACTGAGGATCTTAGCATTTTCATGCTCCATTTGATTGAGGGActgtaaaaaataaagcaggaaaatttgtaaaaaataaaataaattctttgcCCAAATAAGTGCCAAcaggatctttttttttttaaatacgtaAGAAgtaaattatattgatatgaatgaaataggcatagcccatgtacacaaaGTGCCACCAGGatctaaaacaagaaaaacaagaagtTCAAAACTCAGCACCCAACCCACAAAAGAATAGAAGTGACTTGAATAATATCGAGTCTTACAGCATGCTCAGACTGAAGTAGTTCAGCTGCAGCTTCATAATATGTATGGAATGCCTTCCTGAAGAACTTCTTTTGATCTGCTGTGACGTTAAGGCCCTTGAAAAACTGCAGCGCAGTGTTAGTAGAGTAACTACAGAACAAAACAACACTAGAAAAGTATCCCTTAACACCAAAAGAAAATGCCAAAAAATGAACACAAATAAGACAGGCAAGTTAACAATTATCACTAATAGAACCTCTGAGATAAGAaccaatttaaataataattatgaatagaaAATATACTGTCACTTCTAATTTGACAGCAATAAAACAATTACTAATATGAATGAAAAACCATAAACAACACTGGAATGGTGATACTGATAAGAGTGATAAGAAGCACCAAGTTATGTAAAGGGCCGGCGATAAGCATTACCTCTTCATGAATCTCTTGTCCAGAGAGTGGAAGTCCCAGGAAAATTCTTCCTTGTCGAGCAAAACTAGCAAGAAGGGTCAAATTTGTCTGAGTAGTATCCCTGTCCTTTAAATGTTCTAAGCTAGTGAGATCCTTAATGATATTCATGAAAATGCCACTGTCTTCTATAACTCCAACAAAGTAAAGTTCCGAAAGGAGTTTCAGTGTGCTGCGCTTTTTCATGGCCTTCAAGTTCCTGTCTGCATCCAAATCATCCCCAGACTTTCCAGGAAAAAATACCTTCAATAGTCCTTGAATCAGGCTTGGTGAGAAATCTTTGTACCTTTGATGAAGCAAAGAGCAGATCTTTGAAAAATAGACAAGGGTCAGATCGAGTGCAGAAGAACAGGTAAAACACATAATTTATTGCTAAGCATCCGTGCAATGAGATCATATATACagcaaataattttaataaagttttcACACATGGATATACACTGTCCATGCCAGCTCAAAGAAACCCACTATAATATGTaggaatataaaattaaaaaagcctCGAGATAATTAGTACAATAGTACCTGCACCGCTGCTTGTATATCTGATGTTCTAAGCTTGGCATCGCAAATAGCTGTAACAGCTTCGCTGACAAATTTGCTTAGGTTGACACTCCGCAACTCTTCCATCAGACCTTCACGCTGCTCTTCATTTATCTGTTTTAGCTTTTTAATAACTGCCGTATTACGTTTAATGCTGGAGTCCAATGTCCTAAGAAATCCTGAATCTAAAagcataataatttaaaagcatTAGCGATGTCATGCACATCAGTTATTTAAAAGCATAATAATTTAGAAGCGCTATAGATTCTCTCCAGCAGTTCTTGACCAAAATCCAAAAACTCACTCCATCAAACAAAATCATCCAAGTTCTTGACTGTTTCAAAATGTCACTTA is a window from the Juglans regia cultivar Chandler chromosome 7, Walnut 2.0, whole genome shotgun sequence genome containing:
- the LOC108997084 gene encoding regulator of nonsense transcripts UPF2 isoform X1 translates to MSYTNIVIDTNKKMDHHEDECRARAENHSKQDDEEAVAHLEEIKKSMEAKMALRQSNLNPERPDSGFLRTLDSSIKRNTAVIKKLKQINEEQREGLMEELRSVNLSKFVSEAVTAICDAKLRTSDIQAAVQICSLLHQRYKDFSPSLIQGLLKVFFPGKSGDDLDADRNLKAMKKRSTLKLLSELYFVGVIEDSGIFMNIIKDLTSLEHLKDRDTTQTNLTLLASFARQGRIFLGLPLSGQEIHEEFFKGLNVTADQKKFFRKAFHTYYEAAAELLQSEHASLNQMEHENAKILSARGELNDENAASYEKLRKSYDILYRNVSSLAEALDMQPPAMPEDGHTTRVTTGEGASPPASGKDSSVLEAIWDDEDTRAFYECLPDLRAFVPAVLLGEADPKANEPSMKMQEQHTEPTPESDQDQQATQDAAEVSSDSGALQEGKSIDKGKDKEEKDKEKIKDSDKEKGKEKDADKKGENEKEKLKGLEGTNLEALLQRLPGCVSRDLIDQLTVEFCYLNSKSNRKKLVRGLFNVPRTSLELLPYYSRMVATLSTCMKDVSSMLLQMLEEEFNFLINKKDQMNIETKIRNIRFIGELCKFKIAPAGLVFSCLKACLDDFTHHNIDVACNLLETCGRFLYRSPETTIRMANMLEILMRLKNVKNLDPRHSTLVENAYYLCKPPERSARVAKVRPPLHQYIRKLLFSDLDKTTIEHVLRQLRKLPWSDCEPYLLKCFMKVYKGKYGQIHLIASLTAGLSRYHDEFAVAVVDEVLEEIRVGLELNDYGMQQRRIAHMRFLGELYNYEHVDSSVIFDTLYLILVFGHGTPEQDSLDPPEDCFRIRMITTLLETCGHYFDRGSSKRKLDRFLVHFQRYILSKGALPLDIEFDLQDLFAELRPNMTRYSSVEEANAAVIELEEHEHSVSADKANSEKYSDSENPSSRTTSNANSVNGKSIGNGTEENGRVHEDIGDSDSDSGSGSIDPEGHEEEELDEEHPDDGSDSEDEDDDDGVGPASDEDEVHVRQKVTEVDPQEEANFMQELKAVVQESMEQRRQELRGRPALNMMIPMNVFEGSTKDHHGRGGVVGESGDEALDEEAGGSKEVQVKVLVKRGNKQQTKQMYIPRDSSLVQSTKQKEAAELEEKQDIKRLVLEYNDREEEELNGLGTQTMNWSHGAGNRGSSRGNTWDGTGTRASGSRHRHHNYSGSGLYYSRKK
- the LOC108997084 gene encoding regulator of nonsense transcripts UPF2 isoform X2; its protein translation is MDHHEDECRARAENHSKQDDEEAVAHLEEIKKSMEAKMALRQSNLNPERPDSGFLRTLDSSIKRNTAVIKKLKQINEEQREGLMEELRSVNLSKFVSEAVTAICDAKLRTSDIQAAVQICSLLHQRYKDFSPSLIQGLLKVFFPGKSGDDLDADRNLKAMKKRSTLKLLSELYFVGVIEDSGIFMNIIKDLTSLEHLKDRDTTQTNLTLLASFARQGRIFLGLPLSGQEIHEEFFKGLNVTADQKKFFRKAFHTYYEAAAELLQSEHASLNQMEHENAKILSARGELNDENAASYEKLRKSYDILYRNVSSLAEALDMQPPAMPEDGHTTRVTTGEGASPPASGKDSSVLEAIWDDEDTRAFYECLPDLRAFVPAVLLGEADPKANEPSMKMQEQHTEPTPESDQDQQATQDAAEVSSDSGALQEGKSIDKGKDKEEKDKEKIKDSDKEKGKEKDADKKGENEKEKLKGLEGTNLEALLQRLPGCVSRDLIDQLTVEFCYLNSKSNRKKLVRGLFNVPRTSLELLPYYSRMVATLSTCMKDVSSMLLQMLEEEFNFLINKKDQMNIETKIRNIRFIGELCKFKIAPAGLVFSCLKACLDDFTHHNIDVACNLLETCGRFLYRSPETTIRMANMLEILMRLKNVKNLDPRHSTLVENAYYLCKPPERSARVAKVRPPLHQYIRKLLFSDLDKTTIEHVLRQLRKLPWSDCEPYLLKCFMKVYKGKYGQIHLIASLTAGLSRYHDEFAVAVVDEVLEEIRVGLELNDYGMQQRRIAHMRFLGELYNYEHVDSSVIFDTLYLILVFGHGTPEQDSLDPPEDCFRIRMITTLLETCGHYFDRGSSKRKLDRFLVHFQRYILSKGALPLDIEFDLQDLFAELRPNMTRYSSVEEANAAVIELEEHEHSVSADKANSEKYSDSENPSSRTTSNANSVNGKSIGNGTEENGRVHEDIGDSDSDSGSGSIDPEGHEEEELDEEHPDDGSDSEDEDDDDGVGPASDEDEVHVRQKVTEVDPQEEANFMQELKAVVQESMEQRRQELRGRPALNMMIPMNVFEGSTKDHHGRGGVVGESGDEALDEEAGGSKEVQVKVLVKRGNKQQTKQMYIPRDSSLVQSTKQKEAAELEEKQDIKRLVLEYNDREEEELNGLGTQTMNWSHGAGNRGSSRGNTWDGTGTRASGSRHRHHNYSGSGLYYSRKK